From a single Daphnia pulex isolate KAP4 chromosome 2, ASM2113471v1 genomic region:
- the LOC124188691 gene encoding uncharacterized protein LOC124188691, translated as MGGLVSKRTLIANGYDRDIYGRVDADKSAANKSGATHLRLPPSAATAIDGRKQEEEIQVQLATNELFKEKLFTKIGPGFRACFRTARNANSDGGGEVYVSIALADGDFICRSLPVTSSGYTITVDGKGNLKTAPHSIANQLGAKSKSGEPWKDFVVDASDHHKVKKNI; from the coding sequence ATGGGTGGTTTGGTTTCCAAAAGAACTTTGATAGCCAACGGATACGATCGAGACATTTACGGCCGGGTGGATGCCGACAAATCGGCGGCCAACAAAAGCGGAGCCACACACTTGCGACTCCCACCGTCAGCGGCGACGGCCATCGACGGgcgaaaacaagaagaagaaatacaagTTCAGTTGGCCACTAATGAACTCTTCAAAGAGAAATTATTCACCAAAATAGGACCGGGATTTCGGGCGTGTTTCCGCACGGCCAGAAATGCAAATTCAGACGGTGGCGGAGAAGTTTACGTCTCGATCGCATTAGCTGACGGCGACTTCATTTGCCGGAGTCTGCCAGTTACTAGCAGCGGCTACACAATCACCGTCGACGGCAAAGGCAATTTGAAAACGGCCCCGCATTCAATCGCCAACCAATTGGGCGCCAAATCGAAGAGCGGCGAGCCTTGGAAAGATTTCGTCGTCGACGCCAGCGATCACCACaaagtcaagaaaaatatttaa
- the LOC124188690 gene encoding synaptogyrin-1-like produces the protein MEGAFGAGKAGTDFNPVEFVQRPQVILRLLNILFSIIVFGSISSKGWTFDTKKEICLYNSDANACNYGVGIGVIAFLAAATLLAGEYFFPQMSSVKTRRHYVLGDLAFSGFWAFLYGVGFIYLASQWTKTDSSPAAQAAGNNLRAAITFSFFSIFTWAGSSFFAYQRYRQGAESAFATAYETGMGGPGGATTPGSAGGYTSFPGMGTTADPIGGGMGGGAGGAGGGGGYQGPPFSSAARPGTIGDYQPPTY, from the exons ATGGAGGGAGCATTCGGAGCGGGTAAGGCAGGAACGGATTTTAACCCGGTGGAATTTGTCCAGCGTCCTCAAGTCATCCTCAGGTTGCTGAATATT CTCTTCTCCATCATAGTTTTTGGTTCAATATCATCCAAAGGCTGGACTTTTGACACAAAGAAGGAAATTTGTCTCTAcaattcagacgcaaatgctTGCAATTATGGAGTCGGGATTG GTGTCATTGCCTTCTTGGCTGCGGCTACGTTGCTTGCTGGAGAGTATTTCTTCCCACAAATGTCTTCAGTGAAAACTAGACGCCACTATGTTCTTGGGGACCTTGCTTTCTCTG GATTCTGGGCTTTCCTTTATGGAGTCGGTTTCATTTACCTTGCCAGTCAGTGGACCAAAACTGATAGCTCACCTGCAGCTCAGGCTGCTGGCAACAATTTGAGAGCTGCAATTACTTTTTCGTTCTTCTCCATCTTCACTTGG GCTGgtagttctttttttgcctACCAACGCTACCGTCAAGGAGCTGAATCGGCCTTTGCTACTGCCTACGAAACTGGAATGGGTGGACCTGGAGGAGCTACTACGCCAGGATCAG CTGGTGGTTATACTTCGTTCCCTGGAATGGGCACTACTGCAGATCCTATCGGTGGAGGTATGGGAGGGGGTGCTGGTGgtgcaggaggaggaggaggctatCAGGGCCCGCCGTTTTCATCAGCCGCTCGACCAG GTACCATCGGGGATTACCAGCCACCGACATATTAA